The Nitrospirota bacterium nucleotide sequence AAATTGATAAAAAGACAAGATGTGTTATTAAATTATAAAATTATTTTATAAACCTCTTTACAATGTTATTTTATTTATGCTATTCTGCCGCAACCTTACAGGACTTGTGATATTTATCACAAGAAGGTTGAAGAATTTAATTCTATATGCTTTGATGCTATATGTGCGTACACAGGACTTATTGGCGTAAATTAAGACGAGAAAAAAGGGGGTGAGATAGTAAGTAAAAGATGTACTGTTGCAGGTTGTTTAATTAGTTATACAACTCTGTTTTTAAGGGTGGGTGAGACTTATTAACAATTAAAATGCCAGGAGGTCAAAGATGTCTATAAGGGTGTTGATAATCATTTCTTTTTCAATCTTATCAGTGGTGTTATTTACTGGATATCCAGCCGTTGTCTGTGGTGAAACAGAGACGGTAACCGGCATGGAGTTTGTGTCTGTAAAAGGCGGGTGTTTTCAGATGGGAGATACGACTGGGGAGGGAGATCCCAATGAAAGGCCTGCCCATGAGGTGTGCGTAAGTGATTTTTCGATGGGTAAGTATGAAGTGACCAACGAACAGTTTAGAAAATTCCGTTCAAGCCATGACAGCGGCAAATTCGAAAGACTAACTCTAAACGAAGACAAGCAGCCGGTAGTAAATGTTTCATGGGATGATGCAACAGCGTATGCAAAGTGGCTTTCATCGAAATCCGGCCACACATTCAGACTGCCGACAGAGGCCGAGTGGGAATATGCAGCACGCGGTGGTACAGCGTC carries:
- a CDS encoding formylglycine-generating enzyme family protein yields the protein MSIRVLIIISFSILSVVLFTGYPAVVCGETETVTGMEFVSVKGGCFQMGDTTGEGDPNERPAHEVCVSDFSMGKYEVTNEQFRKFRSSHDSGKFERLTLNEDKQPVVNVSWDDATAYAKWLSSKSGHTFRLPTEAEWEYAARGGTASSRYWGNDNAEACKYANVADATAKKSFPKWTSFNCSDGYLVSAPVGSFKPNAYGLYDMLGNAWEWVEDVYNAEAYSKLPKSNPIYEGVGEYRVERGGGWSNGPLGIRSSHRVGLTPSFGHR